TGTGCGTCAGTTGGAGTAATGCATACGATCGTACGGCATGGACTTACCTGATTGATCAATGGAGTCTCCCTCTTAATCACGTCCATCAAATGGACGGCCTCCTTAATAAAACCATCTACACCCCTTGGACCGCTGAACAAGTTGGTGCCGTATACAGCTTCAAGGTTGGAAAGTTGACTCCTCGCGCGCTTGAAAGACTGAACAACTTCTCGTAGATTCGTGGCAGCCTCGCGAGGAGTGAGGGAGGCGACAATGTCCGAGATGATGGCAATGCCATCAAGAGCATTGCGTGATTGCGGTGCAATGGAAGCATGAAGGAGCTGAGCGACGttgggaagatggatgCCGCCTCGCGTATGACGCATTAGTCCATGATCGTCCGTACTCTGCTATATGTAAAAGTTGGCTTACCGATAGCAACGCTCTGTACGCCAGTTCCATGGAGCAAATCAAGAATTTCGCCCACTCCATCGGGGCCCAACATCTTCTTATTGGCCACGTCCTTGCTGTTGGTAGGCCACACAGCACCGATCCCGACATAATCTGCACCTTGCTGGATGGCACGTTTGGCTTCGTTGACGTTGCTGACAGACAGACCAATAATGGCATCCGGTCCGACAAGGCTACGAGCTAAACCGATAGGGCAGTCCGTTTGACCGACGTGAATGCCTGCAGTGCCTGTATGGGACAGTGATGAGCAGCTATACCACGCTTCACATTTTTTAAGGACGTACCGACAGCGAGGTGGACGTCGATACGGTCATTGATAAGGACTGGGACATTGTACTGAAAGCACTTTGTTAAATGATATATATACAGAGGGCATGAGGTTTTAGCTTGCCTTGTCACAGATGGCTTTCGTGCGGCGAGCTACTTCAATAAACTTTTCAAAGCGTATGAGCTTCCACGCAGCATCCAAATACCGATAATCTGACTTACTTCTCCAGTGTCGGCGTATTTCTCACGGACTTGCACAAGAGTAACGCCGCCTTGAAGGGACTGATCAATAGTTAGGTAATGTAATCGATAGCTAAAGGCTCAAGAGAACCGAGTTGGTCACCTACTTCTTCAAGACTTTCGTAGTAGTCCTATGGATCGAGTAACACGTCAATAATTTTGCAAATATTGCGAGGATCTGCGGTCGTAGGCTTACCTTTCCAGGAGGCAAAAGCTCCCTTCCGGTAACAAGGTAAAGAGAGTAGTCGAGAGTGGGCTTGGGCATGCTGTCGGGTGTGAATCtaggagatggatgagagaCAGTGTATAGAAAATGGATCGGATGTCCGTCTCCCAAAAGTCtccccatctcatctcatcTCCGTCCGATCAAACCTCCACCAGTGCCTGCCGGGGCGCCGAATTCGAAATCCCGGAAGTCATCAAATCACAATGTTTTGGCTTAAAAATGGGGGGCGGAAGCAGCCTTTAAACCCAAAGCTGAACATCACGTGACCTACCCGTCCGTGTCTGTGTTTACAACTGAGTACAACAGTGCCATTTCTCGATATTACACAGCTCAAAAATATATTTGTCCAAACACCTTATAATAATCATGATTTTCCCACAATCACAGTCATTCACCCACCTATCCACCTTCCCGCTTCCCTCGAAGCACTATCTTCACCCAAAAGCATGTAACCCAGCAATGGAcctcatcgtcctcctctcctcttatCCCGCCCCGACTACGGCGCCTGCCCCGACGCCCATGCAGCTGCACATGATGCGCATGAGGGGACTTGGCGGTAATCtaaaagatgaaggaaagacaaAGGTTTCGCTTTGGCGAACAGGGGGTGATAAGGTGTGGGAGATTGACGTTGGTGGAAGAGTCACAGGAATGGCCtggatggaggatggtgggTTCACCGGTCCAAATTCCGATTGTATGGGGGCTGAGCGATTCGCAGGATTACATCTTTCGTTACTGGTGATTAACTCTAGCAAAAAGACAACTGAGACGCTATCAGTACACAGTGGAGAAGTAGCACGGTCTGTGCCCTTGGAACTGGATGTGCCAGATCTGCAAGATGGACAGTGGTTGGATATGGAATATCGAGATAGCGGCTTACGATGGGAAAAGCCTCTGGTGAGTGTTTCTTTATTTATTTTGCAGTTTCATAAAAGACTAAACGTGCTGGTAGAATGGATCCGCCCCAATGATTATCGACTCTTTACCTCGGGTCACCCCGGTCGAACCTCCAAAGCCCGTCAAGTAAGTTTGTCTTTTATCACCTATGTGTAAGAGCTCACCTCGTTCTCAGCGTTTTACCGTTCATGCGACCAAAAGAACAAGTAGCCCCCAAACCCACCCTTCATCCCAGactcatctctttcccgGCCCTCTTACCTGCAAACCCTCCCACACCTCCCACCGTCCTGCACATCCAGCCAGGACATGCATCATCGATCTCGCTCCTAACGGGTACATTTCAACTCCCTTCCATACCTTCTGCAGAGCTTCTTTCGCTTGCGCAAGTTTCGGATAGGATAACGGGCCTACTCGATATCGTTCTTCGAGGGTTGGAAAGTGCAGAAGCGGCATTTCGAGATGGGGAGAAGCAGACAATGATACATCGGGAAGATCTGGAAACATGCGCCAAGCAACAAGGAAGTGAGTAATAAATATGGAAAGTGATATGAAAAGGCATCCATGGCTGATACAAGACCCAGCATCGATTCCCGATGTGTATGCGGATCTTTTTCGATTTCTCATGACAGGACGAACAGGGGTTGCGGTGAGCGAATGGTTGGGCAGCCGTATGACTCCTAGGGTGCGTATTTGTCACCAGCTTCCTTGAATAATTCTGATTCATCATATAGACAATCGCCAAATGGGAGTCTACCATGGATAGTTCATACCGCACGATCCAGAAGTTAATATCGGAGAGTATAACGCCGGCTCTCGAGAGGATACTGTTACTACTGGAGGAGATTAAAGGATGGTCTTTAACGTAAGCTGATAGGTCCTCTGAAATTTGAAAAATAAAGAAATAATCAGCTAACTGACATGAATCCCAATGAACAGACGCAGATATATCGAAAACTTAAACCTGGGAAGCTCGTCCGCCATCCAAAGGTGTATGGATCTTGTGTCAGGTCTGGGGAAGCTCGTAGAAGGAATGCGAGTTCGTGCGAAACAT
This Cryptococcus neoformans var. neoformans JEC21 chromosome 9 sequence DNA region includes the following protein-coding sequences:
- a CDS encoding thiamine biosynthetic bifunctional enzyme, putative — protein: MPKPTLDYSLYLVTGRELLPPGKDYYESLEESLQGGVTLVQVREKYADTGEFIEVARRTKAICDKYNVPVLINDRIDVHLAVGTAGIHVGQTDCPIGLARSLVGPDAIIGLSVSNVNEAKRAIQQGADYVGIGAVWPTNSKDVANKKMLGPDGVGEILDLLHGTGVQSVAIGGIHLPNVAQLLHASIAPQSRNALDGIAIISDIVASLTPREAATNLREVVQSFKRARSQLSNLEAVYGTNLFSGPRGVDGFIKEAVHLMDVIKRETPLINQMTNNVVINDSANVTLAIGASPIMATHPRDVHDLSPAIGALLINFGTITDKAGMLVAGRQANINRKPIIFDPVAIGATPYRQETSVELLSHWQPTIIKGNAGEIGFMARSTEVASRGVDSVGSGFSRPGAVVKALARKQAAIIVLTGEHDYISDGSTTLKISNGHHYLERITGSGCQLGSVIASFAATARLEHLAKHGEWENASQLVQGDMLAAAVTGVLVYTIAAEVAAAREDVKGPGTFRAALIDELYNLTPEVLQQRAKVEIL